The Xenorhabdus doucetiae genome has a window encoding:
- a CDS encoding putative hemolysin, which translates to MLLKRGIVLVHLLLVGTILAGCSGHQTKTSSSGHKHYQYSDLGINLSKDASDNCSDAGGIPALTQQLNGQQVPVCQLANGRRCNEQALLEGGCTSF; encoded by the coding sequence ATGTTGTTAAAGCGAGGCATTGTCCTTGTCCACCTGTTGCTGGTGGGCACGATATTGGCGGGTTGCAGCGGGCATCAAACAAAGACTTCATCAAGCGGCCACAAACATTATCAATACTCTGATCTGGGTATTAACTTGAGCAAAGATGCCAGTGACAATTGCTCTGATGCCGGCGGTATTCCGGCATTAACCCAGCAATTGAATGGGCAGCAAGTTCCTGTTTGCCAACTGGCGAACGGCCGTCGCTGCAACGAACAGGCTTTGTTGGAAGGTGGGTGTACCTCTTTTTGA
- a CDS encoding DMT family transporter, producing MNVWGYLFIAILSEVIATTMLKTADGFTRLVPSIVVVLGYCLSFWALSQVVKTMPLGIAYAVWSCLGIVLVSIAGIFLYQQKLDLPAIIGILLIIAGVLVINLLSKSAGH from the coding sequence ATGAATGTGTGGGGTTATTTGTTTATCGCGATTTTGTCTGAAGTGATAGCGACAACAATGTTAAAAACGGCTGATGGCTTCACCCGCTTAGTACCGTCTATTGTTGTCGTATTGGGATATTGCTTATCGTTTTGGGCGTTATCACAGGTTGTAAAAACGATGCCCTTGGGGATTGCTTACGCGGTTTGGTCTTGCCTTGGTATTGTTTTAGTTTCTATTGCAGGGATATTTTTATATCAACAAAAATTAGATTTACCGGCAATCATCGGTATTTTGCTTATTATTGCGGGTGTTTTGGTTATAAATTTACTTTCTAAAAGCGCAGGTCACTGA
- a CDS encoding LysR family transcriptional regulator, translating into MKITLEEIQVFIAVVDCGSITAAAEQLDLTISATSRALSRLEEKMASTLLYRTTRRMKLSEEGAAFLQKAREIVKLTQEAEDLLLTRQTIPSGTLRVDASTPFLLHVINPLIGQFHEIYPQISLELTNYEGVTNLLEKRTDIAFRIGPLADSSLHATLLGYSQLRILASPIYLQRFGEPKTVDELQQHCLLGFTSPESLNEWPLYQGEKKGVKITPTIAASSGEILCNLVRKGIGIACLSDFMTYEMRESGEFRQILAGVTDDHKQPINAVYYRNQALSPRLRCFIDFIKQHSRRIIRP; encoded by the coding sequence ATGAAAATCACCCTTGAAGAAATACAGGTTTTTATTGCCGTCGTTGATTGTGGTTCAATAACGGCGGCCGCAGAGCAGCTCGACCTGACTATTTCTGCAACCAGCCGGGCACTTTCACGACTGGAAGAAAAAATGGCAAGTACCCTGCTTTACCGCACAACCCGTCGGATGAAACTCAGCGAAGAAGGGGCCGCTTTTTTACAAAAAGCGCGGGAAATCGTAAAACTCACGCAGGAAGCTGAAGATTTGCTGCTTACCCGTCAAACCATTCCTTCCGGCACATTACGGGTAGATGCCTCAACCCCATTCCTCCTGCATGTGATTAACCCGCTTATCGGGCAATTTCATGAAATTTACCCGCAAATTTCGTTGGAGCTGACCAATTACGAAGGCGTGACCAACTTATTGGAAAAGCGAACGGATATTGCATTTCGTATTGGGCCTTTGGCCGATTCTTCCCTGCATGCCACTCTGTTGGGTTATAGCCAGTTGCGTATACTGGCAAGCCCGATTTACCTGCAACGCTTTGGTGAACCGAAAACCGTGGATGAACTACAGCAACACTGTTTACTCGGTTTCACCTCGCCGGAATCGCTTAATGAATGGCCGCTGTATCAAGGTGAGAAAAAAGGGGTGAAAATCACGCCAACGATAGCCGCCAGTAGTGGTGAGATTCTGTGCAATCTCGTACGAAAAGGCATTGGTATTGCCTGCCTGTCAGATTTTATGACCTATGAGATGCGGGAAAGTGGTGAATTCCGCCAAATACTGGCCGGAGTCACTGATGATCATAAGCAACCTATCAACGCCGTTTATTACCGTAATCAGGCACTATCCCCGCGATTACGCTGCTTTATCGATTTTATCAAACAGCATAGCCGGCGAATTATTCGCCCATAA